One region of Parambassis ranga chromosome 12, fParRan2.1, whole genome shotgun sequence genomic DNA includes:
- the LOC114444039 gene encoding uncharacterized protein LOC114444039 isoform X1: MCKTRVPKVASEDLGKTPSPQVYGELCKAALAKIILFNRRRGGEVAKMRLKGFLERDTTALHKDVASGLTKFEQKLCNHFSCVEIRGKRGRKVAVLLSPDMVDALTHLISKRTECGVPEENEFLFARPHCLSSYRGQDCLRIYANECGAQNPELLRSTHLCKHVATLSQILNLKNHELDQVADFLGHDVRVHREYYRLPEATTQLAKISKLLLALEKGSLTNLQGKSLEEIDIEDDMNLSDSEQSEDSEFDEQQPLIHSHTSVGMKRSSQYEQECPGTSGMKRDRQPVEEPPGTSDGMKRDRQPAEEPPSTSDDIDSAIESTSTVSLDAKGNNARRSVLSTLSCWDEEAQVACWHVRWYDP; this comes from the exons ATGTGTAAGACTAGGGTACCAAAGGTAGCATCTGAAGACTTAGGAAAGACACCATCACCCCAAGTCTATGGAGAACTTTGTAAAGCAGCCCTTGCAAAAATCATACTCTTCAACCGAAGACGTGGAGGAGAAGTTGCAAAAATGAGACTCAAAGGCTTCCTCGAAAGGGACACAACTGCCTTGCATAAGGATGTTGCCAGCGGCCTTACAAAATTCGAACAAAAACTTTGTAACCACTTCAGTTGCGTGGAAATTAGGGGTAAAAGAGGGCGCAAagttgctgtgctgctgtcaccaGACATGGTTGATGCCTTAACACATCTTATCAGCAAAAGAACAGAGTGTGGAGTCCCAGAAGAGAATGAATTCCTGTTTGCAAGACCCCATTGTTTGTCTTCTTATAGAGGACAGGACTGTTTGAGGATTTATGCAAATGAGTGTGGCGCTCAGAACCCTGAACTCCTCAGGTCAACTCACTTGTGCAAGCATGTTGCAACTTTGTCACAAATCCTGAACCTCAAAAATCATGAGTTGGATCAAGTTGCAGACTTCTTAGGACATGACGTTCGTGTCCACAGAGAATATTACAGGCTTCCAGAGGCTACAACGCAGCTGGCCAAAATATCAAAATTACTTCTTGCCTTGGAGAAAGGGTCCCTGACAAATCTTCAAGGCAAATCACTTGAAGAGATTGACATTGAAG ATGACATGAACCTGAGTGATTCTGAGCAAAGCGAAGACAGTGAGTTTGATGAACAGCAGCCCCTCATACATTCACATACAAGTGTTG GAATGAAAAGATCCAGCCAATATGAGCAGGAATGTCCAGGAACCTCAG GGatgaagagagacaggcagCCTGTTGAGGAACCTCCAGGCACCTCAGATG GGatgaagagagacaggcagCCTGCTGAGGAACCTCCAAGCACCTCAGATG ATATTGACTCTGCCATTGAAAGCACATCTACTG TGAGTCTGGATGCCAAGGGAAATAATGCAAGGAGATCTGTTTTAAGTACACTTTCCTGTTGGGATGAAGAGGCCCAGGTAGCCTGTTGGCACGTCAGATGGTATGACCCCTAA
- the LOC114444039 gene encoding uncharacterized protein LOC114444039 isoform X2 gives MCKTRVPKVASEDLGKTPSPQVYGELCKAALAKIILFNRRRGGEVAKMRLKGFLERDTTALHKDVASGLTKFEQKLCNHFSCVEIRGKRGRKVAVLLSPDMVDALTHLISKRTECGVPEENEFLFARPHCLSSYRGQDCLRIYANECGAQNPELLRSTHLCKHVATLSQILNLKNHELDQVADFLGHDVRVHREYYRLPEATTQLAKISKLLLALEKGSLTNLQGKSLEEIDIEDDMNLSDSEQSEDSEFDEQQPLIHSHTSVGMKRSSQYEQECPGTSGMKRDRQPAEEPPSTSDDIDSAIESTSTVSLDAKGNNARRSVLSTLSCWDEEAQVACWHVRWYDP, from the exons ATGTGTAAGACTAGGGTACCAAAGGTAGCATCTGAAGACTTAGGAAAGACACCATCACCCCAAGTCTATGGAGAACTTTGTAAAGCAGCCCTTGCAAAAATCATACTCTTCAACCGAAGACGTGGAGGAGAAGTTGCAAAAATGAGACTCAAAGGCTTCCTCGAAAGGGACACAACTGCCTTGCATAAGGATGTTGCCAGCGGCCTTACAAAATTCGAACAAAAACTTTGTAACCACTTCAGTTGCGTGGAAATTAGGGGTAAAAGAGGGCGCAAagttgctgtgctgctgtcaccaGACATGGTTGATGCCTTAACACATCTTATCAGCAAAAGAACAGAGTGTGGAGTCCCAGAAGAGAATGAATTCCTGTTTGCAAGACCCCATTGTTTGTCTTCTTATAGAGGACAGGACTGTTTGAGGATTTATGCAAATGAGTGTGGCGCTCAGAACCCTGAACTCCTCAGGTCAACTCACTTGTGCAAGCATGTTGCAACTTTGTCACAAATCCTGAACCTCAAAAATCATGAGTTGGATCAAGTTGCAGACTTCTTAGGACATGACGTTCGTGTCCACAGAGAATATTACAGGCTTCCAGAGGCTACAACGCAGCTGGCCAAAATATCAAAATTACTTCTTGCCTTGGAGAAAGGGTCCCTGACAAATCTTCAAGGCAAATCACTTGAAGAGATTGACATTGAAG ATGACATGAACCTGAGTGATTCTGAGCAAAGCGAAGACAGTGAGTTTGATGAACAGCAGCCCCTCATACATTCACATACAAGTGTTG GAATGAAAAGATCCAGCCAATATGAGCAGGAATGTCCAGGAACCTCAG GGatgaagagagacaggcagCCTGCTGAGGAACCTCCAAGCACCTCAGATG ATATTGACTCTGCCATTGAAAGCACATCTACTG TGAGTCTGGATGCCAAGGGAAATAATGCAAGGAGATCTGTTTTAAGTACACTTTCCTGTTGGGATGAAGAGGCCCAGGTAGCCTGTTGGCACGTCAGATGGTATGACCCCTAA